The genomic interval AAAGCCAAGTAACACTTGAATTTGCCCAAGGCTCCGATATTGATGTTGCCGCTAACGATATTCGGGCCGTACTTGATCGTGTCCGTGATGAACTCCCTCCTGAAGCAGAACCTCCGCGCATTTGGAAGTTCGATCCGAATAACTTTCCCATTGTCATTGTGGGTGCCAATTCCGACATGAACCTGCAAAAACTAACGCAGGTTCTTGATCGTGAAATCACCAAACGGTTTGAACAAATTGCCGGTGTAGGATCCATAGGGATATGGGGCGGCGTTTACAAAGAAGTACATGTATCACTAAAACGAGATCGGCTTATCGCCAGTGGACTTTCTTCGGCACAGGTGCAGCAAGCCATTACCAACGAAAATATTAATCTCCCGGGTGGTAATGTGAATTCTGGCGTACAACAATTATATGTACGAACGCTCGGAGAATATGAGTCCCTCGACCAGATTGCGAATACCATTATCTCTGTAATTGACGGCAAGCCAATTAGGGTGAAAGATGTAGCCGAAGTTAAATGGGGCTTTGAAGATCTGAACCGGCTAGTGACTATTGACGGTAAGCCCATGGTACGTTTTGGCATCCGAAAACAAACCGGCGCTAATACCGTAGCAGTAGCAGAAAGTATACGCGATGAGATCGACCAGATCAACAGTGAGCGCAGCGACATGCAACTATTTGTTACAACCGACCAAAGTGAGTTCATCCAAAACTCCATTGACAATGTGAAAAGTTCTGCTATCTGGGGAGCCCTGCTGGCCATTTTTGTACTCTACCTGTTTCTGCGAAATGGGTCTTCGACCTTCATCATTGCCTTGGCAATACCCATATCTATTATTGCCACTTTTGCACTGCTCTATTTTAATGGACTTACCTTAAATCAAATGAGTTTTGGCGGCTTGGCTCTGGGGGTGGGGCTTATTATTGATAATGCCATTGTAGTGCTTGAAAATATTATACGACTTAGGGAAGAGCGCGGAAAAGATCTCAAAAACAGTGCCCTTGTAGGTACACGCGAAGTGGGCGGCGCCATTGTTGCTTCTACTATCACCACCTCTGTTATCTTTCTGCCCGTCGTTTTTATGCAGACTATTTCAGGAACCATCTTTCAGCAGCTTGCACTTGTTGTCGTTTTTGCCCTGGTATGTTCGCTCTTTGTGGCCCTTACACTCGTTCCCATGCTGTGTAGTAAATTCTTGACTGTTCAACCCGAAGGCTCGGATAAAGCTCAGCAAAAAAGTTGGTTCCAGCGATTTTTTAATAAACTAGAAGAGCGTTATACAAACCTCATCGAATTTACCCTTTCCAAGAAACCTTTGGTTTTTACTTCTGCTGCAATACTTGTTATTGGATGTTTCTTGGTCTTGCCTACAATTCCGGTAGAACTAGCTCCACAGTCAGATGCCGACGAAATTGATATCGATTTCATGATGGCTGAAGGCACAAATATTGCCGTACAAAATCAGTATCTGCAAGAGCTTGAAAAAGTAGTGCGGGCTAACTTGCCCATGGAAAACGTCGAACACCTTACTACCGATGTGCGCGACGGACGGGCCGAAGTTGAAGTTGCTATGGTTGAAGCATCAAAGCGCTCTCAAAGCACCTCTAAAATTGCAGATCATCTACGTGAACAAGTATCCGGTACTATTCCCGGAGGCGATATCCGTGTGAGTGCCCAGTCGGGACTCTGGATTCTGCGACGCCTGTTTGGATCCGGTGGCGGAGAAGAAGTAGAACTCCAGCTTCGTGGTTACAATCTGGATCGAGCAAAAAAGATCTCTCAAAATATTAAACAGCGAATGGAACAGGTCCCCGAGATAAAAGGCGTACGCATCGGACGTCGAGAAGGGCAACCGGAAGAAAATATAACCTTTAACCGCGAAAAAATTGCAGATCTCGGTCTTTCAGTCAGCGAGGTTGCCCGGATCGTCCAAACGAATGTGGGAGGCAGCCGTGCCGGATCGTACCGTGAAGAAGGAGATGAATATCCCATTACGGTACGCCTGCAGCCCGAGGATCGGCTCAGCACCACAGACCTTGATAACATCTCCATAAGGACATCCAACGGAGGGGTAGTACCCATTTCGGCCATTACCTCTCAAACTAAAGGACGAGGCCCCACCGAAATTGAACGCGTAAACAGCCAACGCGTATCTTATATTTCAGCCAACCTCAAAAGTGGAGTAGCGCTAGGTGATGCAGTAGAGAAAATAAAAGCTAAACTTACTGATATGCCGCTGCCTGAAGGATTCTCCATTGTTTACAGTGGGCAATACGAAGAACAACAGGAGGCAGCTTCCGACTTTCAACTTTCCATTATCATGGCGCTGATCTTAATTTATATGGTAATGGCAGCTCAATTTGAACGGTTCTTTGACCCATTGGTGGTTATGGTTTCGGTACCGCTGGCTATAATCGGAGTAGTACCTACCCTACTGCTTACCGGCACTACCATCAACATGCAGAGCATGATGGGTATGGTAATGCTTATTGGGATTGTGGTGAACAACGCCATTGTCTTAGTAGATTATATCAATCTGATGCGCCGCGAACATGGTATGAAAGTACGAGAAGCCGTTATTTATTCTGGAAAACTACGCCTGCGACCCATTCTAATGACAACACTTACTACTATTTTAGGACTGTTACCGCTTTCTTTTGGGGTAGGAGCAGGAGCGGAAATACAAGCTTCACTAGCACGTGTTGTTATTGGTGGGCTTACCGCTTCTACACTTATCACCTTGATTTTCTTACCGGTTGTATATGTTTCCGCCGAACATCTTATGAACAAAATCAGCAACAAAAGCTGGATGCCTTCATTGGGCACCGATAAAGATATAAATCCCGCCAAAGCCTAATTCCCACCCTTCATTTCTATACAATAAAAAGCCCGCTGATATTTTTAGCGGGCTTTTTATGATTGAAAATTAATCTTTGTCAAAATCATTAGCCTATACCATTGCAGCATTGCAAAGACCATCATTGCAATACTGCAATGTCAACTTGATTTCAGCCCTTGACCAGTACCGAGCAAAATATTCCCTCCTGTTATAAATAGCCTCTATTAGCTTCAAACACCCTTTTCATCGGAAACATAAATTTATTTCTCCATTTTGCTTTATCTGGAACGGATGTTGTAATAGCACTAGTAGATGCAACAATTGATAATCATTAAACCTTAAAATTCAGGTGTTTACCATGAAAACCTTACAAAATATCATAAAACAGATCGTACTAGTACTCGTCGGTATATTTGTAGTTGTGGGTACCTCCTCTGCTCAAAAATTAGACAGAGACCTACAATACTTTACATCTCCCGACCAGCGCGGATTAAACCAGTTTGAAGCCCCATTTGAAACAGATGTAGAATTTGATGGCGTACACGTCAGAATTGGTGGAGCAAACACACTACAGTTCCAGGGATTATCCCAAGAAAACACGGGTAACCCTTATTATGCAGGAACTGATAACCAAGGTAATCCAATTTTCAAGACCTTGCCCAATCTCGAATCCAACTTTAACCTGGCTACTTCAAACTTAGATCTTGATGTAGGCTTAGGCAGTGGGATCCGTATGCACTTGCGTACATATTTAACCTCACAACACCACACAGAGGCGTATGTTAAGAGTGGTTATATGCAGGTGGACCGTCTTGATTTTATCCAGGAAGGCCTCTTAGCAGGTTTAATGGACAATCTCCGTATAAAGGTAGGTCACATGGAGCTTAACTACGGCGACAACCACTTCAGAAGAAGTGATAACGCTTTTACAACCCATAACCCCTTTGTAGGTAACTACATAATGGACTCCTTCACGACGGAAGTAGCTGGTGAGATCTATTATTATACTGGAGACCTATTTGGAATGGTTGGTGTCAGCAATGGTAAACTGAACCAATCTGTTACTGACAAAGCAGCTAGCGGTTTTAAAACACATGCTACCCTTTATGGTAAGCTAGGTTTTGACAGTCAGATCAATGAAGATATGCGATTCCGTCTAACGGGCTCCATTCTGAATGTAAGCCAATCTCCATCCATCTACCTGTATTCAGGTGACCGTGCAGGATCCAGATATTATTCTGTTATGGATGACGGCTTCCGTGCCGGACGATTTGCGCCTAGCTTCACTCCCGGATATGGACAGCCTCCAGCTGCCGGTGAAATGACGGCTTTCATGATCAACCCTTTCATTAAGTATAATGGACTTGAGTTCTATGGTGTATTTGAAAATACCAGCGGTAATATCGTAGGCAATGACAGCCGTACCTTTAACCAATACGGTGCTGAGCTTCTTTATCGTTTCGGTGCCGGGGAAGATTTCTACCTGGGCGGCCGTTATAACTTAGTGAGTGGAGAAATGACCAGCGGCGACATCGAAATCGACCGAATCAACTTCGGTGGTGGCTGGTTCCTCACCAAAAACGTACTGGCTAAGCTTGAATATGTAACACAATCCTATAGCGGCGACGGTTACACTGGATCAAAATATGAAGACGGTAAGTTTAACGGCGTCATGATGGAAGCTGTAATCAGCTTCTAAGCTACACCTGAAACAAAGCAACACAAGGGCGGATCCCCTAATCGGGATCTGCCCTTTTTTTGTTACATAATTTTTTGAAATAAAAGGAGGACACAAGACCTTCATCTGTTTCCGCTACTCTGCTGTAAAAACAGATATGATTGTTATTCCTTACATTTTGTGAGAGGAGGGTAAGCTGTTCTATTCTACTTAGAATACTTGCTTACCTTATGGATAAGCTCTGCAAACTCCATCGGCTTAATTATAAAATCATGAGCTCCTTCCGACAAGGTACGCTGCATGACTTCAATTTCGGCATAACCGCCCATCACGATAACACCTACTTCGGGGTAGGCTGATAAAAGAGAGGGCAGGGATGATGGTGATCGCACCAGTAGGCTGTCAATAAGGAGAATATCGACCGTTTCTGCTGCCAATATTTGTTTCGCCTCAGTCAAATCTTTTGCAATGAAACAGCAATAGCCTTCCTCTTGTAAGACAAGCTGAAAAGACTCTCGGATGGCCTCTTCTTTATCTATAATTAGGATACATTGCTGTTTCATATTCAGGATCTTTTATTGCATTCACCTTTATACCATGCAATTTTGAGGCCACTCTTTCCCAAGTGACCAAACTATCCTGAAAAACTCCCTTAACTTATAGTATTAGCATGTTCAGCAGGACTTTACGCATCATACTACCGGCCATACCCGTTTGCTAAAATCGTCTTTTTGCAGTACTGCAGTATTACAAATAATTCTGGTTGCAATACTGCAAATAATAATTTGGGCGGCGATAATACCTCCTTATTCGTTTTATAAATAGTGCCCTTTAGGCTTTTACAATGACCTTTTACAAAAAAGTATTGGCCAGAGTGAATTTTGGAACGATGGTTGCATTACTACTAACAGAACAATTAACCACCTTAAAAAAGAGGCTATTATGAAATCGATCATAACCATACTCCTTCTCATGTTTACGTTGGGCGGGACAGTTCAGGCACAGAATCAAAACTTAACGCTGATGGATAAAAGCACCATGCAAATTGATGGAACATCTAACGTCCATGACTGGACAGCAGATGTCACTGAGTTTTCAACATCCATCACTATGAATAGCGATACGATGGATGCCGGCGCCCCTGCACGGCTTGTAAAATCCTTTACACTAACCGTCCCCGTAGACAAGATCAAAAGCGGTAAGGGCAGAATGGATAAAAAAATTCGTGGAGCACTCAAAGAAGAAGAGCATCCAACCATTAACTTTTCATTGTCGTCTGTTGATAGTACGTTATCATCTGATAGTACAGCCACTGCTGATAGTACTCGGACTGTAACTACGAATGCCACCGGAGAGCTTACCGTATCCGGAGTAACACGCAACATTACACTGCCCGTAGAAAGC from Fodinibius salinus carries:
- a CDS encoding efflux RND transporter permease subunit; the encoded protein is MKITETAVNRPVATTMVFLIIIVLGVISFRYLPVDLLPPVEYPQLTVATDYPNVGPEEVEKIITERIENAVAGVPGVERVRSSSEEGESQVTLEFAQGSDIDVAANDIRAVLDRVRDELPPEAEPPRIWKFDPNNFPIVIVGANSDMNLQKLTQVLDREITKRFEQIAGVGSIGIWGGVYKEVHVSLKRDRLIASGLSSAQVQQAITNENINLPGGNVNSGVQQLYVRTLGEYESLDQIANTIISVIDGKPIRVKDVAEVKWGFEDLNRLVTIDGKPMVRFGIRKQTGANTVAVAESIRDEIDQINSERSDMQLFVTTDQSEFIQNSIDNVKSSAIWGALLAIFVLYLFLRNGSSTFIIALAIPISIIATFALLYFNGLTLNQMSFGGLALGVGLIIDNAIVVLENIIRLREERGKDLKNSALVGTREVGGAIVASTITTSVIFLPVVFMQTISGTIFQQLALVVVFALVCSLFVALTLVPMLCSKFLTVQPEGSDKAQQKSWFQRFFNKLEERYTNLIEFTLSKKPLVFTSAAILVIGCFLVLPTIPVELAPQSDADEIDIDFMMAEGTNIAVQNQYLQELEKVVRANLPMENVEHLTTDVRDGRAEVEVAMVEASKRSQSTSKIADHLREQVSGTIPGGDIRVSAQSGLWILRRLFGSGGGEEVELQLRGYNLDRAKKISQNIKQRMEQVPEIKGVRIGRREGQPEENITFNREKIADLGLSVSEVARIVQTNVGGSRAGSYREEGDEYPITVRLQPEDRLSTTDLDNISIRTSNGGVVPISAITSQTKGRGPTEIERVNSQRVSYISANLKSGVALGDAVEKIKAKLTDMPLPEGFSIVYSGQYEEQQEAASDFQLSIIMALILIYMVMAAQFERFFDPLVVMVSVPLAIIGVVPTLLLTGTTINMQSMMGMVMLIGIVVNNAIVLVDYINLMRREHGMKVREAVIYSGKLRLRPILMTTLTTILGLLPLSFGVGAGAEIQASLARVVIGGLTASTLITLIFLPVVYVSAEHLMNKISNKSWMPSLGTDKDINPAKA
- a CDS encoding response regulator; its protein translation is MKQQCILIIDKEEAIRESFQLVLQEEGYCCFIAKDLTEAKQILAAETVDILLIDSLLVRSPSSLPSLLSAYPEVGVIVMGGYAEIEVMQRTLSEGAHDFIIKPMEFAELIHKVSKYSK
- a CDS encoding YceI family protein — translated: MKSIITILLLMFTLGGTVQAQNQNLTLMDKSTMQIDGTSNVHDWTADVTEFSTSITMNSDTMDAGAPARLVKSFTLTVPVDKIKSGKGRMDKKIRGALKEEEHPTINFSLSSVDSTLSSDSTATADSTRTVTTNATGELTVSGVTRNITLPVESMLTEEGSVKFMGNYELNMKDYDVEPPSVMFGAISSGEKVTITFELFFAKK